One Sinorhizobium mexicanum genomic region harbors:
- a CDS encoding pyruvate, water dikinase regulatory protein yields MENRKNYFHLHLVSDSTGETLIAAGRAAAAQFQSSHALEHVYPLIRNRKQLMQVLDAIDGAPGIVLYTIVDRELADVIDQRCREIGVPCVSVLDPIIDLFQSYLGSPSRRRSGAQHVMDAEYFARIEALNFTMDHDDGQMPADFDEADVVLVGVSRTSKTPTSIYLANRGIKTANIPIVPGVPLPDGLLSATKPLVVGLIATADRISQVRQHRLLGSTQTFHGQEYTDRASIAEELKYARSLCARNNWPMIDVTRRSIEETAAAIVALRPRLR; encoded by the coding sequence GTGGAGAACCGAAAAAACTATTTCCACCTGCACCTCGTCTCCGATTCGACGGGCGAGACGCTGATTGCTGCGGGACGCGCGGCCGCGGCGCAGTTCCAGTCGTCCCATGCGCTGGAGCATGTTTATCCGCTGATCCGGAACCGGAAGCAGCTCATGCAGGTGCTGGACGCGATCGACGGTGCGCCGGGCATCGTTCTTTATACGATCGTCGACCGCGAGCTTGCCGACGTCATCGATCAGCGTTGCCGCGAGATCGGTGTGCCCTGCGTCTCCGTGCTCGATCCGATCATCGATCTGTTTCAATCCTATCTCGGCTCGCCGTCCCGCCGCCGGTCGGGCGCGCAACATGTAATGGATGCGGAATATTTTGCCCGGATCGAGGCGCTGAACTTCACCATGGACCATGACGACGGCCAGATGCCGGCGGATTTCGACGAGGCCGACGTCGTTCTCGTCGGCGTAAGTCGCACATCGAAGACGCCGACGAGCATCTATCTTGCCAATCGCGGTATAAAGACGGCAAACATCCCGATCGTGCCCGGGGTACCGCTACCGGACGGCCTGCTCAGCGCGACGAAACCGCTGGTCGTCGGGCTCATCGCGACAGCCGACAGGATCTCGCAAGTGCGCCAGCACCGGCTGCTCGGATCGACCCAGACCTTCCACGGCCAGGAATATACAGACCGGGCGTCGATCGCCGAGGAGTTGAAATATGCCCGCTCGCTCTGCGCGCGTAACAATTGGCCAATGATCGACGTGACGCGCCGCTCGATCGAGGAAACCGCCGCGGCGATCGTTGCCCTGCGTCCGCGGCTCAGATAG